The following proteins come from a genomic window of Pseudomonas sp. J452:
- a CDS encoding glutamine synthetase family protein — protein MQFANPQEARDFLAAHPEVRSIELMLIDANGIPRGKLLHRDELLAIYENGRPLPSSILALTIQGEDVEESGLVWEVADADCWTYPLPGSLTLQPWRTTPTGQLQVSMHPTQGLPAAPADPRHVLVRAIDRLKADGYHPVMAVELEFYLLDKQRDANGRPQPALQANGVRPQAPQVYGVYELEQLQPFLDDLYAACEVQGLPVRTAISEYAPGQVELTLEHRFDALQAIDEGVRYKRLVKGVANKHGLQACFMAKPFGDLAGSGLHMHVSLADADGNNLMASEDPHGTPLLKHAIGGMMATLNDALAIFCPNANSFRRFQANSYAPLAKSWGVNNRTVSFRVPGGPAKSRHVEHRICGADANPYLAAAAILSGIHHGIQNQIDPGEEIIGNGYEQVRETLPTDWLTALRALENSSWAKQALGEDFLKVFLAIKWNEFRQFMGEVGEQDWRWYLTHA, from the coding sequence ATGCAATTCGCCAATCCCCAGGAAGCCCGCGACTTCCTCGCCGCCCATCCCGAAGTGCGCAGCATCGAACTGATGCTGATCGACGCCAACGGCATCCCGCGCGGCAAACTGCTGCACCGCGACGAGCTGCTGGCCATCTACGAGAACGGCCGGCCGCTGCCCAGCTCGATCCTGGCGCTGACCATCCAGGGCGAGGACGTGGAAGAAAGCGGCCTGGTCTGGGAAGTCGCCGACGCCGACTGCTGGACCTATCCGCTGCCCGGCAGCCTGACCCTGCAACCCTGGCGCACCACGCCCACCGGCCAGCTGCAGGTGAGCATGCACCCGACCCAGGGCCTGCCCGCCGCCCCGGCCGATCCGCGGCATGTGCTGGTGCGCGCCATCGATCGGCTCAAGGCCGACGGTTACCACCCGGTAATGGCGGTGGAGCTGGAGTTCTACCTGCTCGACAAGCAGCGCGATGCCAACGGCCGCCCGCAGCCGGCGCTGCAGGCCAACGGCGTGCGCCCGCAGGCGCCGCAGGTGTACGGCGTGTACGAGCTGGAACAGCTGCAGCCCTTCCTCGACGACCTCTACGCCGCCTGTGAAGTGCAGGGCCTGCCGGTGCGCACGGCAATTTCCGAATACGCCCCGGGCCAGGTCGAGCTGACCCTGGAGCACCGCTTCGACGCGCTGCAGGCCATCGACGAAGGCGTGCGCTACAAGCGCCTGGTCAAGGGCGTGGCCAACAAGCACGGGCTGCAGGCCTGTTTCATGGCCAAGCCGTTCGGCGACCTGGCCGGCAGCGGCCTGCACATGCACGTCAGCCTGGCCGACGCCGACGGCAACAACCTGATGGCCAGCGAAGACCCGCACGGCACGCCGCTGCTCAAGCACGCCATCGGCGGGATGATGGCCACGCTCAACGATGCCCTGGCGATCTTCTGCCCCAACGCCAACTCGTTCCGCCGCTTCCAGGCCAACAGCTATGCGCCGCTGGCCAAGAGCTGGGGAGTGAACAACCGCACCGTGTCGTTCCGCGTACCGGGCGGCCCGGCCAAGAGCCGGCATGTCGAGCACCGCATCTGCGGCGCCGACGCCAACCCCTACCTGGCGGCGGCGGCGATCCTCTCCGGCATCCATCACGGCATCCAGAACCAGATCGATCCGGGCGAGGAAATCATCGGCAACGGCTACGAGCAGGTCCGCGAAACCCTGCCGACCGACTGGCTGACTGCACTGCGCGCCCTGGAAAATTCCAGCTGGGCCAAGCAGGCGCTGGGCGAGGACTTCCTCAAGGTGTTCCTGGCGATCAAATGGAACGAATTCCGCCAGTTCATGGGCGAAGTCGGCGAGCAGGACTGGCGCTGGTACCTTACCCACGCGTAA
- a CDS encoding aspartate aminotransferase family protein — protein MTASGISPSAVATFASRERERFIARNPKSVALAERARNSLYGGVPMHWMADWSTPVPLFVERAKGARFYDVDGHEYIDFCLGDTGTMFGHSPDPIAKAIAEQGNNGLTTMLPGEDAVVCGELLAARFGLPFWQVTATATDSNRYVLRWARAITQRKTLLVFDGCYHGTVDDVMVRCIDGETVPRSGLVGQAYDLTEYSRSIPFNDVAALEAALAKGDVCALLCEPAMTNIGMVLPEPGFMQQCRELTKKYGALLIIDETHTISTDIGGCTKLWNLDPDFFVVGKPIAGGVPCGIFGCSAAMAEAMTAARKRASEGSHGHGHSGMGTTLSANALAMHCMRANLEQVMTPAAYDHMLPLAKRLADGFRSLIGKHDLKWSVTELGARSEFQFCPVSPKTGAEAEAAFHDELQMALHLYLINRGILITPFHNMTLCCPSTTAEDVDQLIGMLDQALSELLAIPGACE, from the coding sequence ATGACTGCCAGTGGTATCAGCCCATCCGCCGTAGCAACCTTCGCCAGTCGCGAGCGGGAGCGTTTTATCGCACGCAACCCGAAGTCCGTGGCCCTGGCGGAACGCGCACGCAACTCGCTGTACGGCGGCGTGCCGATGCACTGGATGGCCGACTGGTCGACCCCGGTGCCGCTGTTCGTCGAGCGGGCCAAGGGCGCGCGCTTCTATGACGTCGACGGCCACGAGTACATCGACTTCTGCCTGGGCGACACCGGCACCATGTTCGGCCACTCGCCGGACCCGATCGCCAAGGCCATCGCCGAGCAAGGCAACAACGGCCTGACCACCATGCTCCCGGGTGAAGACGCGGTGGTCTGCGGCGAACTGCTGGCCGCGCGCTTCGGTCTGCCGTTCTGGCAGGTCACCGCCACCGCCACGGATTCGAACCGCTATGTGCTGCGCTGGGCCCGCGCGATTACCCAGCGCAAGACCCTGCTGGTGTTCGACGGCTGCTACCACGGCACCGTCGATGACGTAATGGTGCGCTGCATCGACGGCGAAACCGTGCCGCGCTCCGGCCTGGTCGGCCAGGCCTACGACCTGACCGAGTACAGCCGCTCGATCCCGTTCAACGACGTGGCCGCACTGGAAGCCGCGCTGGCGAAAGGCGATGTCTGCGCCCTGCTGTGTGAGCCGGCGATGACCAATATCGGCATGGTCCTGCCCGAACCGGGCTTTATGCAGCAATGCCGTGAGCTGACGAAGAAATACGGCGCGCTGCTGATCATCGACGAAACCCACACCATCTCCACCGATATCGGCGGCTGCACGAAACTGTGGAACCTCGACCCCGACTTCTTCGTGGTCGGCAAGCCGATTGCCGGCGGCGTGCCGTGCGGCATCTTCGGCTGCAGCGCAGCGATGGCCGAGGCCATGACCGCCGCGCGCAAGCGCGCCAGTGAGGGCAGCCATGGCCACGGCCATAGCGGCATGGGTACCACTCTGTCGGCCAACGCCCTGGCCATGCACTGCATGCGCGCCAACCTGGAACAGGTGATGACCCCGGCCGCCTACGATCACATGTTGCCGCTGGCCAAGCGCCTGGCCGACGGCTTCCGCAGCCTGATCGGCAAGCATGACCTCAAGTGGTCGGTGACCGAGCTGGGCGCGCGCAGCGAGTTCCAGTTCTGCCCGGTCTCACCGAAGACCGGCGCCGAGGCCGAGGCCGCGTTCCATGACGAGCTGCAGATGGCCCTGCACCTGTACCTGATCAACCGCGGCATCCTGATCACCCCGTTCCACAACATGACCCTGTGCTGCCCGAGCACCACGGCGGAGGATGTGGACCAGCTGATCGGCATGCTCGACCAGGCCCTGAGCGAGCTGCTGGCCATCCCCGGCGCCTGCGAGTAA
- a CDS encoding SDR family NAD(P)-dependent oxidoreductase codes for MENLQQVALVSGAGSDSGIGMAIARRLGQQGVRVLLTASSARVEQRAAELCAEGIQARARAADLTDEQQVAELVEWAQAQWGQIDILVNNAGMAMQGSPEPFAELAEMDLATWNLSLNRNLTTTFLLTRGVLSGMRARGYGRIVNISSTTGTRGSNPGESAYSAAKAGMLGLSMGLALEVAKQGITVNSVAPGWIATGSSTEEERHAAEYTPIGRAGRPEEVAAAVAFLASRDASYITGEVLVVDGGNCLIENKAP; via the coding sequence ATGGAAAATCTGCAGCAAGTGGCCTTGGTCAGTGGCGCCGGCAGCGACAGCGGTATCGGCATGGCCATCGCCCGTCGACTCGGCCAGCAGGGCGTACGCGTGCTGCTCACCGCCAGCAGCGCGCGGGTCGAACAGCGGGCTGCCGAGTTGTGCGCTGAAGGTATTCAAGCACGTGCCCGCGCCGCCGACCTGACCGATGAGCAGCAAGTGGCCGAACTGGTCGAATGGGCCCAGGCGCAGTGGGGGCAGATCGACATCCTGGTGAACAACGCCGGCATGGCCATGCAGGGCAGCCCGGAGCCGTTCGCCGAGCTGGCCGAGATGGATCTGGCCACCTGGAACCTGTCGCTCAACCGCAACCTGACCACCACCTTCCTGCTCACCCGTGGCGTGCTGTCGGGTATGCGTGCGCGTGGCTACGGGCGCATCGTCAATATCAGCTCGACCACCGGCACCCGTGGCAGCAACCCCGGTGAGTCCGCCTACAGCGCGGCCAAGGCCGGCATGCTCGGCCTGTCCATGGGCCTGGCGCTGGAAGTGGCCAAGCAGGGCATTACGGTCAACAGCGTGGCGCCGGGCTGGATTGCCACCGGCTCATCCACCGAGGAAGAGCGGCATGCCGCCGAGTACACGCCGATCGGCCGCGCCGGGCGCCCGGAAGAAGTGGCGGCGGCGGTGGCTTTCCTGGCATCGCGCGACGCCAGTTACATCACCGGCGAAGTGCTGGTGGTGGATGGCGGTAACTGCCTCATAGAGAACAAGGCACCGTGA
- a CDS encoding GntR family transcriptional regulator, whose translation MADNLQEQLYQKIREGLLAGRFQPGERLKIRDLAAEWGSSPMPVRAALQRLVAEGALEGEPQRSVRVPAMTRERYQNIFQVRLGLEGLAVELATPRLTPNDLAALRDCVARMDQAIEQRQVQAYLDANSQFHLRLYGACGNPVLLRSIESLWLQIGPFFNRLFTGADLSLRLNDFHEEAFAAIEAGDAKAARQFMEQDLLYFARFLLNLLELEGAQARSISP comes from the coding sequence ATGGCTGACAATCTGCAGGAACAGCTCTACCAAAAAATTCGTGAAGGCCTGCTGGCCGGGCGCTTCCAGCCTGGCGAGCGGCTGAAGATCCGTGATCTGGCCGCCGAGTGGGGCTCCAGCCCGATGCCTGTGCGCGCCGCCCTGCAGCGCCTGGTCGCCGAGGGCGCGCTGGAAGGCGAGCCGCAGCGCTCGGTACGGGTGCCGGCGATGACCCGCGAGCGCTACCAGAACATCTTCCAGGTGCGCCTGGGCCTCGAAGGCCTGGCGGTGGAACTGGCCACGCCGCGCCTGACCCCGAACGACCTGGCCGCGCTGCGCGACTGCGTGGCGCGCATGGACCAGGCCATCGAGCAGCGCCAGGTGCAGGCCTACCTGGATGCCAACAGCCAGTTCCACCTGCGTCTGTACGGTGCCTGCGGCAACCCGGTGCTGCTGCGTTCGATCGAGTCGCTGTGGCTGCAGATCGGTCCGTTCTTCAACCGCCTGTTCACCGGCGCCGACCTGTCGCTGCGGCTCAACGATTTCCACGAGGAAGCCTTCGCCGCCATCGAGGCTGGCGACGCCAAGGCGGCGCGCCAGTTCATGGAGCAGGACCTGCTCTACTTCGCTCGTTTCCTCCTCAACCTGCTCGAACTGGAGGGCGCGCAGGCCCGCAGCATCAGCCCTTGA
- a CDS encoding tetratricopeptide repeat-containing response regulator — MADYSNTRFLIVDDFSDFRSSVKAMLRDIGARDVDTGDRGEETLSLCRQKRYDIILHDYNLGTGKNGQQVLEELLADKLISHQCIFVMVTAESSQAMVLSALEHEPDAYLTKPFNRASLTQRLDKLVERKAALKPVLQALDKQDPAAVLAACEALSREDKRLVPLCQRYQAGALRELNRHAELEKLLTGILADRALPWAYLALGSLLQTRNELARAQELYEQALKTFPMLPALYDGLAAVLAARGESKRAQGILEDAVKLSPLAIRRQMQLGKLALDNEDFGSASKAYRQAVDQGRNSRFKSPESYLGMAQALIAESGEDNLDKRAQADIAQAMGELDKHYGDDKVLQVRATLMQAKSLQKSGDPARAAKLTEEAVAGMAALPQFFSADAALLVASQLRELGQTAASNDLLKNCVEIYGDDPAVMQNVAKQTDDPQILAGGQEAVDFNRQGVRAYQLGRFADALELFRRGLVLQPKNISIALNTAQSLLRLGGDKAEADLLDECRRCLDAVSMIPPSDPRYERYQQLRRRAFEQ; from the coding sequence ATGGCGGACTACAGCAATACGCGCTTCCTGATCGTCGATGACTTCTCTGACTTCCGTAGCTCGGTCAAGGCCATGTTGCGTGATATAGGTGCACGCGATGTGGACACCGGCGACCGCGGCGAAGAGACCCTGAGCCTGTGCCGGCAGAAGCGCTACGACATCATCCTCCACGACTACAACCTGGGCACCGGCAAGAATGGCCAGCAGGTGCTTGAGGAGTTGCTCGCCGACAAGCTGATCAGCCACCAGTGCATCTTCGTCATGGTCACCGCCGAGAGCAGCCAGGCCATGGTGCTCAGTGCCCTGGAGCACGAGCCGGACGCCTACCTGACCAAGCCCTTCAACCGTGCCAGCCTGACCCAGCGCCTGGACAAGCTGGTGGAGCGCAAGGCCGCGCTCAAGCCGGTCCTGCAGGCGCTCGACAAACAGGACCCGGCTGCCGTGCTGGCCGCCTGCGAGGCCCTGAGCCGGGAGGACAAGCGCCTGGTGCCGCTGTGCCAGCGCTACCAGGCCGGCGCCCTGCGCGAGCTGAATCGGCATGCCGAGCTGGAGAAGCTGTTGACCGGCATCCTCGCTGATCGCGCCTTGCCCTGGGCCTACCTGGCACTCGGCAGTCTGCTGCAGACGCGCAACGAACTGGCCCGCGCCCAGGAGTTGTATGAGCAGGCATTGAAGACTTTCCCCATGCTCCCCGCGCTGTACGACGGCCTGGCCGCAGTGCTGGCGGCGCGCGGCGAGAGCAAGCGCGCCCAGGGCATTCTCGAGGATGCGGTGAAGCTGTCGCCACTGGCCATCCGCCGGCAGATGCAGCTGGGCAAGCTGGCGCTGGACAACGAAGATTTCGGCAGCGCCTCCAAGGCCTATCGGCAGGCCGTGGATCAGGGTCGCAACTCGCGCTTCAAGAGTCCGGAAAGCTACCTGGGTATGGCCCAGGCACTGATCGCCGAATCCGGCGAGGACAACCTCGACAAGCGTGCCCAGGCCGATATCGCCCAGGCCATGGGCGAGCTGGACAAGCACTACGGCGACGACAAGGTATTACAGGTGCGCGCTACCCTGATGCAGGCCAAGAGCCTGCAGAAATCCGGTGACCCGGCGCGTGCCGCCAAGCTCACCGAGGAAGCCGTGGCCGGCATGGCGGCGCTGCCACAGTTCTTCTCCGCCGATGCGGCGCTGCTGGTGGCCAGCCAGCTGCGCGAGCTGGGCCAGACGGCGGCCAGCAATGACCTGCTGAAAAACTGCGTGGAAATCTACGGCGACGATCCGGCGGTGATGCAGAACGTCGCCAAGCAGACCGATGACCCGCAGATCCTCGCCGGCGGCCAGGAAGCGGTCGACTTTAACCGCCAGGGCGTGCGTGCCTACCAGCTGGGCCGCTTCGCCGATGCCCTGGAACTGTTTCGCCGGGGCCTGGTGCTGCAGCCGAAAAACATCAGTATCGCCCTCAACACCGCCCAGTCCTTGCTGCGCCTGGGGGGCGACAAAGCAGAGGCGGATCTGCTCGACGAGTGCCGCCGTTGCCTGGATGCGGTGAGCATGATTCCACCCAGCGACCCGCGCTACGAGCGCTACCAGCAACTGCGCCGGCGGGCCTTCGAACAATGA
- a CDS encoding sensor histidine kinase — translation MSDAREGLDFSTVIASTVHDMKNSLAMLVQAHGQWQAQVPAELADNSAQGVIEYEFARLNGMLVQLLGLYKLGVNQLPLRPAYHELEDFIEAQLARYQEVLDSRHIVARCEVEDFQLLGFFDQELLGSVVANIITNSIRYARSALLVRAWQEPGHLVLSICDDGQGYPPAMLAGQSNYVLSLNHSTGSTGLGLYFAGRIAELHERNGVRGHIQISNGGPLGGGEFRIYLP, via the coding sequence ATGAGCGACGCCCGCGAAGGTCTGGATTTTTCTACGGTGATCGCCTCCACCGTGCACGACATGAAGAACTCCCTGGCCATGCTGGTTCAGGCCCATGGCCAGTGGCAGGCGCAGGTGCCGGCGGAGCTGGCCGACAACAGTGCACAGGGGGTGATCGAATACGAGTTCGCCCGCCTCAACGGCATGCTGGTGCAGCTGCTCGGTCTGTACAAGCTGGGGGTCAACCAGCTGCCGCTACGCCCGGCCTACCACGAACTGGAAGACTTCATCGAAGCGCAGCTGGCGCGCTACCAGGAAGTGCTGGATAGCCGCCATATCGTCGCCCGTTGCGAGGTCGAGGACTTCCAACTGCTGGGCTTCTTCGACCAGGAACTGCTCGGCTCGGTGGTGGCCAACATCATCACCAATTCCATTCGCTATGCGCGCAGCGCGCTGCTGGTGCGCGCCTGGCAGGAGCCGGGGCATCTGGTGCTGTCGATTTGCGACGACGGCCAGGGCTACCCGCCGGCCATGCTCGCCGGACAGTCCAACTACGTGCTCAGCCTCAATCACAGCACCGGCAGCACCGGTCTCGGCCTGTACTTCGCCGGGCGTATCGCCGAGCTGCACGAGCGCAATGGCGTGCGTGGGCATATCCAGATCAGCAACGGCGGCCCGCTGGGGGGCGGCGAGTTTCGTATTTATCTGCCCTGA
- a CDS encoding pectinacetylesterase family protein: protein MKPSLLACCSFALWFALAAPAHAELGDYSFWKTLLNLSSPPPADNKVTAEQGLGPYPLLNNPGGFNAGFKPNLYYAWQTVQMAPQTGAVCGNGSPYKFFVNRVPNTSNTIIYLEGGGACWDYASCTGQTGIRGARNPDGIPDDYMSLLNPGASLVSPLVVRLHPWTRTKPQNWNMIYVPYCTGDIYSGDKVAVYEDPQNQKPPLVWHHNGLRNTRAVVAWLKNNLQRPAQLLTTGCSAGGAGSLTNYVGIRQDMAPSRGFLLDDSGPVFSAPLGSDTTQYPSRFLQDHIRSAWGLDDGPLPYLQSRLPGLDTSDLGSLYSALSSNLPGDRMGQTHFWKDLNYSSYSYERFHPDIINAPDAATKEALIHAKWDVDTGRLRDQLANLDNFGGYFPQFRAVNESHCTSIIEFANSDIQEQNLELDHFVNNLLDGSGAVLSASESSDAADRAKPFNLLYYILDQLL, encoded by the coding sequence ATGAAGCCATCCTTGCTGGCCTGTTGCAGCTTTGCCCTGTGGTTCGCCCTGGCCGCCCCGGCACACGCCGAACTGGGCGACTACAGCTTCTGGAAAACCCTGCTCAACCTGAGCTCACCGCCGCCGGCGGACAACAAGGTCACTGCCGAACAGGGTCTCGGCCCCTACCCGCTGCTGAACAACCCCGGCGGCTTCAATGCCGGCTTCAAGCCCAACCTCTACTACGCCTGGCAGACCGTGCAAATGGCGCCGCAGACCGGCGCGGTGTGTGGCAATGGCTCGCCCTACAAGTTCTTCGTCAACCGCGTACCCAATACCAGCAATACCATCATCTATCTGGAAGGCGGCGGCGCCTGCTGGGACTACGCCAGCTGCACCGGGCAGACCGGCATCCGCGGGGCGCGCAACCCGGACGGCATCCCCGACGACTACATGAGCCTGCTCAACCCCGGCGCCAGCCTGGTCAGCCCGCTGGTCGTGCGCCTGCACCCCTGGACGCGGACCAAGCCGCAGAACTGGAACATGATCTACGTGCCCTACTGCACCGGCGACATCTACTCCGGTGACAAGGTGGCGGTGTACGAAGACCCGCAGAACCAGAAGCCGCCGCTGGTCTGGCACCACAACGGGTTGCGTAACACCCGTGCGGTGGTGGCCTGGCTGAAGAACAACCTGCAGCGTCCGGCGCAGCTGCTCACCACCGGCTGCAGCGCGGGTGGCGCCGGCAGCCTGACCAACTACGTGGGTATCCGCCAGGACATGGCGCCGAGCCGCGGCTTCCTCCTCGACGACTCCGGGCCGGTGTTCAGCGCGCCGCTGGGCAGCGACACCACGCAGTACCCCTCGCGTTTCCTGCAGGACCATATCCGCAGCGCCTGGGGCCTCGACGACGGCCCGCTGCCCTACCTGCAGAGTCGTCTGCCCGGGCTCGATACCAGTGATCTGGGCAGCCTGTATTCGGCGCTGTCGAGCAACCTGCCGGGTGACCGCATGGGCCAGACCCACTTCTGGAAGGACCTCAACTACTCGTCCTATTCCTACGAGCGCTTCCACCCGGACATCATCAACGCCCCGGATGCCGCCACCAAGGAAGCGCTGATCCATGCCAAGTGGGATGTGGACACCGGCCGCCTGCGCGATCAGTTGGCCAACCTGGACAACTTCGGCGGCTACTTCCCGCAGTTCCGCGCGGTCAACGAGAGCCACTGCACCAGCATCATCGAGTTCGCCAACTCCGACATTCAGGAGCAGAACCTGGAGCTCGACCACTTCGTCAACAACCTGCTCGATGGCAGCGGCGCGGTGCTCTCGGCTTCGGAGAGCAGCGACGCCGCCGACCGGGCCAAGCCGTTCAACCTGCTCTATTACATTCTCGATCAGTTGCTTTGA
- a CDS encoding SMI1/KNR4 family protein codes for MEEVIEQLRELNEPVPVPLELPEEETLVEIQEQILIHLPFELREYLLKVSDVVYGRLEPVTAADPQSHTYLPEVASVAWDLGLPRDLVPLCQDGRDYYAVDVEGTVWLWDGDEGELTDESWDSVWHWVRDVWLES; via the coding sequence GTGGAAGAAGTCATCGAACAGCTGCGTGAACTCAACGAGCCGGTTCCGGTACCGCTGGAGCTGCCGGAAGAGGAAACCCTGGTGGAAATCCAGGAGCAGATCCTTATCCACCTGCCCTTCGAGCTGCGCGAATACCTGCTCAAGGTCAGCGACGTGGTCTACGGCCGCCTGGAGCCGGTGACCGCCGCCGACCCGCAGTCGCACACCTACCTGCCGGAAGTCGCCTCGGTGGCCTGGGACCTCGGCCTGCCGCGGGACCTGGTGCCACTGTGCCAGGACGGCCGCGACTACTACGCGGTGGACGTGGAAGGCACCGTCTGGCTGTGGGACGGCGACGAAGGCGAACTGACCGACGAAAGCTGGGACTCGGTATGGCACTGGGTGCGCGACGTCTGGCTGGAAAGCTGA
- a CDS encoding PhoX family phosphatase, producing MSRDDQNDVLFGNGDEHPSNHSSNPHLSELIDQRRRQIIAGAGAVGALGFLGVLPQAVEAAEQAGKSVALKKRNRLPFDAVAISRADAITVPAGYRASVFVPWGTPISGRFPAFLEDASNSAQDQAEQVGMHHDGMHFFPADAQRGAGKRSNHGLLVFNNEYVDAPLLHPNGPTTVNGLRTSAEEVRKEINAHGVTIIEVRRGQGGEWQVVPGYLNRRITAATPMQMAGPARGHALLKTLHSPDGTASRGTQNNCAHGVTPWGTYLTCEENWAGYFATRDADLPRELKRYGLRTTSRFGWDTLPGDEFQRFDATRKAASAEGDYRNEPNHFGWIVEIDPFDPESQPVKHSALGRFAHEGLIFAPVQAGKPLVCYSGDDSQNEYIYKYVSRGKYLPWLRKPGRLLDEGTLYVARFNADGSGTWLALDLNDPAFQAACTAAGVSFADQGEVLINTRLAADIVGATKMDRPEWGAVNPDNGEVYFTLTNNSSRTSADAANPRAANPYGHIIRWREDRRDHAGKGFNWDIFLLAGPQGDSQGPSGAALDERNILASPDGLWFDPDGRLWIQTDMSGSQLASGPFGNNQMLVADPRTGEIKRFLVGPIGAEVTGISATPDFRTLFVNIQHPGEGSTAGNLLSTWPDGPGRRPRSATVVISREDGKRLM from the coding sequence GTGAGCCGTGATGATCAGAACGACGTGCTGTTTGGCAATGGCGATGAACACCCCAGCAACCACTCCAGCAACCCGCACCTGAGCGAGCTGATTGACCAGCGCCGACGGCAGATCATCGCCGGCGCTGGTGCGGTCGGTGCCCTGGGCTTTCTCGGTGTGCTGCCGCAGGCGGTGGAAGCGGCCGAGCAGGCGGGTAAAAGCGTGGCATTGAAGAAGCGCAACCGCCTGCCATTCGACGCCGTGGCCATCAGCCGCGCCGATGCCATCACGGTTCCCGCCGGCTATCGCGCCAGCGTGTTCGTGCCCTGGGGTACGCCGATCAGCGGGCGTTTCCCGGCCTTCCTCGAAGACGCCAGCAACAGCGCCCAGGACCAGGCCGAACAGGTCGGCATGCACCACGACGGCATGCACTTCTTCCCGGCCGACGCCCAGCGTGGTGCCGGCAAGCGCTCCAACCACGGCCTGCTGGTGTTCAACAACGAATACGTCGACGCCCCGCTGCTGCACCCCAACGGCCCGACCACGGTCAATGGCCTGCGCACCAGCGCCGAGGAAGTGCGCAAGGAGATCAACGCCCACGGCGTCACCATCATCGAGGTGCGCCGCGGCCAGGGCGGTGAATGGCAAGTGGTGCCCGGCTACCTCAACCGCCGCATCACGGCCGCCACGCCGATGCAGATGGCCGGCCCGGCGCGTGGCCACGCCCTGCTCAAGACCCTGCACAGCCCGGACGGCACCGCCAGCCGCGGCACGCAGAACAACTGCGCCCATGGCGTCACGCCCTGGGGCACCTACCTGACCTGCGAAGAAAACTGGGCCGGCTACTTTGCAACCCGCGATGCCGACCTGCCGCGCGAACTCAAGCGCTACGGCCTGCGCACCACCAGCCGCTTCGGCTGGGACACCCTGCCCGGCGACGAATTCCAGCGCTTCGACGCCACCCGCAAGGCTGCCAGCGCCGAAGGCGACTACCGCAACGAACCCAACCATTTTGGCTGGATCGTCGAGATCGACCCCTTCGACCCCGAGTCGCAGCCGGTCAAGCACAGCGCCCTCGGCCGCTTCGCCCACGAAGGCCTGATCTTCGCCCCGGTGCAGGCCGGCAAGCCGCTGGTGTGCTACTCCGGCGACGACTCGCAGAACGAATACATCTACAAATACGTCAGCCGCGGCAAATACCTGCCCTGGCTGCGCAAGCCGGGGCGCCTGCTCGACGAAGGCACCCTGTATGTCGCCCGCTTCAACGCCGACGGCAGCGGCACCTGGCTGGCCCTCGACCTCAATGACCCGGCCTTCCAGGCCGCCTGCACGGCCGCCGGGGTGAGCTTCGCCGACCAGGGCGAAGTGCTGATCAACACCCGCCTGGCCGCCGATATCGTCGGCGCCACCAAGATGGACCGCCCGGAATGGGGTGCGGTCAATCCGGACAACGGCGAGGTGTACTTCACCCTCACCAACAACAGCTCGCGCACCAGCGCCGATGCCGCCAACCCGCGCGCGGCCAACCCCTACGGGCACATCATTCGCTGGCGCGAAGACCGCCGCGACCACGCCGGCAAGGGCTTCAACTGGGACATCTTCCTGCTCGCCGGCCCGCAGGGCGACAGCCAGGGCCCGAGTGGCGCGGCACTGGATGAGCGCAACATCCTGGCCAGCCCGGACGGCCTGTGGTTCGACCCGGACGGCCGCCTGTGGATCCAGACCGACATGAGCGGCAGTCAACTGGCCAGCGGCCCGTTCGGCAACAACCAGATGCTGGTGGCCGACCCACGCACGGGCGAGATCAAACGCTTCCTGGTCGGCCCGATCGGCGCCGAAGTCACCGGCATCAGCGCCACGCCGGACTTCCGCACCCTGTTCGTCAACATCCAGCACCCCGGCGAAGGCTCGACGGCGGGCAACCTGCTCAGCACCTGGCCCGACGGCCCCGGTCGCCGTCCCCGCTCGGCCACCGTGGTGATCAGCCGCGAAGATGGCAAACGGCTGATGTAA